One Methylomarinovum tepidoasis DNA window includes the following coding sequences:
- the gloA gene encoding lactoylglutathione lyase, producing the protein MRILHAMIRVGDLERSLRFYTEVLKMKLLRRKDYPEGRFTLAFVGYGDEAHDTVLELTYNWDTHEYDLGNGFGHIAIEVDDVYQAVEEIRAKGGRIVREPGPMKHGNTILAFIEDPDGYKIELLSPQRQD; encoded by the coding sequence ATGCGTATCCTGCATGCCATGATCCGGGTCGGCGACCTGGAGCGGTCGCTGCGGTTCTATACCGAAGTGCTCAAGATGAAGCTGCTGCGCCGGAAGGATTATCCGGAAGGCCGCTTCACCCTCGCCTTCGTCGGCTACGGCGACGAGGCCCACGACACGGTGCTGGAACTGACCTACAACTGGGACACCCACGAATACGACCTGGGCAACGGCTTCGGCCACATCGCCATCGAGGTGGACGACGTGTATCAGGCGGTGGAGGAAATCCGCGCCAAGGGCGGCAGAATCGTACGCGAGCCAGGCCCGATGAAACACGGCAATACCATTCTGGCCTTCATCGAGGACCCGGACGGCTACAAGATCGAGTTGCTCAGCCCCCAACGGCAGGACTGA
- a CDS encoding DCC1-like thiol-disulfide oxidoreductase family protein produces MAVSPLSRLTDLLRSVLERQVPATGLGAFRIGYGLVALQEILFLTHFRPLIFDEIPYLDQGPPMIAFFLPLWALAALGLILGWHTRLCAAVNYVFWVLFTAFTPLWRDFDGGFDQMMISSGLLLIFLPSERALSLDRLRLALRYSVPGHRYELPRTVPVWAYYAPLLITLAPLYFDSAIHKLFSEHWRNGLGPWLPSSHPYYISPLDLSWLLNIEWLQKAIGYTVIGFQFVFPFLFWHPRFRVPLLVLGVLFHGGITISFNIYPFGLGMLVHYFLMVPFSWWRRLGEWIRLPKPRLKVYYDGLCPLCLRTVIVVEHFDIRRAVRFLDLQTHAAAEPALAGVNEDQLLTDLYAVDAQGRRYQGVDTYIQILEALGYTRPLGWLLRLPGIYPLARRLYRHIADSRRRCDAACLAPPDLEPGPLAQAWRDFLGSPRKKAARLAKALVFLGLLQLNSTVHYGLLHRLGWEGILGPAAPVSNLLLSFSHAFFGITPHALYLADHFKGYETIFALTWLDAQGKEHWLPFVNREGRIVTPNWGRVHSMWANVAVTPRLSAYRLEKFATKVIAFYGTRLGLDLERTRFRLKAKSIRMPAQWEKGLREWNLRQPWHDAGELVWEHGRGRLELWEPLQVRIAYSPPRNP; encoded by the coding sequence GTGGCAGTTTCACCGCTTTCCCGTCTTACCGATCTGCTCCGGTCCGTGCTCGAACGTCAGGTCCCCGCCACCGGGCTGGGGGCGTTTCGCATCGGCTACGGGCTGGTGGCGCTGCAGGAAATCCTGTTCCTGACCCATTTCCGCCCGCTGATCTTCGACGAGATTCCCTACCTGGATCAGGGACCGCCGATGATCGCCTTCTTCCTGCCCCTGTGGGCCCTGGCCGCCCTGGGGCTGATCCTGGGCTGGCACACCCGGCTGTGCGCGGCGGTCAATTACGTCTTCTGGGTCCTTTTCACTGCTTTCACCCCCCTGTGGCGGGACTTCGACGGCGGCTTCGACCAGATGATGATTTCCTCCGGGCTGCTGCTGATCTTTCTGCCCTCGGAGCGCGCCCTGTCCCTGGACCGGCTGCGGCTGGCGCTCCGCTATTCCGTCCCCGGCCATCGCTACGAGCTGCCGCGCACGGTGCCGGTATGGGCCTACTACGCCCCCCTGCTCATCACCCTGGCGCCGCTGTATTTCGATTCCGCCATCCACAAGCTGTTCTCCGAGCACTGGCGCAACGGCCTCGGTCCCTGGCTGCCGTCGTCGCATCCCTACTACATCTCGCCCCTGGACCTGAGCTGGCTGCTGAACATCGAATGGCTGCAAAAGGCCATCGGCTACACCGTCATCGGCTTCCAGTTCGTGTTCCCGTTCCTGTTCTGGCACCCCCGTTTCCGGGTGCCGCTGCTGGTGCTGGGCGTGCTGTTCCACGGCGGCATCACGATCTCCTTCAACATCTATCCCTTCGGTCTGGGGATGCTGGTGCACTATTTCCTCATGGTGCCGTTCTCGTGGTGGCGCAGGCTGGGGGAATGGATCCGGCTGCCAAAGCCGCGGCTGAAGGTCTATTACGACGGCCTTTGCCCCCTGTGTCTGCGCACGGTGATCGTGGTGGAACACTTCGATATCCGCCGGGCGGTACGCTTTCTCGACCTCCAGACCCATGCGGCCGCCGAACCGGCGCTGGCAGGCGTGAACGAAGACCAGCTGCTCACCGACCTGTACGCGGTGGATGCGCAGGGACGGCGTTACCAGGGCGTGGATACCTACATCCAGATTCTGGAGGCGCTGGGTTACACCCGCCCCCTGGGATGGCTGCTGCGGCTGCCGGGGATCTACCCGCTGGCCCGGCGCCTCTACCGCCATATCGCCGACAGCCGGCGCCGCTGCGATGCCGCCTGTCTCGCCCCACCCGACCTGGAACCGGGACCGCTCGCCCAGGCCTGGCGGGACTTCCTGGGCTCGCCCCGCAAGAAGGCGGCCCGCCTGGCCAAAGCGCTGGTGTTCCTCGGCCTGCTGCAGCTCAACAGCACGGTGCACTACGGCCTGCTCCACCGCCTGGGCTGGGAGGGCATCCTGGGGCCGGCGGCGCCGGTGAGCAACCTGCTGCTGTCGTTCAGTCACGCTTTCTTCGGCATCACTCCCCACGCCCTGTATCTGGCCGACCACTTCAAGGGCTACGAGACGATTTTCGCCCTCACCTGGCTCGATGCCCAGGGGAAGGAGCACTGGCTGCCCTTCGTCAATCGGGAAGGCCGCATCGTCACCCCCAACTGGGGCCGGGTGCATTCCATGTGGGCCAACGTGGCCGTGACTCCGCGCCTGTCGGCTTACCGGCTGGAGAAATTCGCCACCAAGGTGATCGCCTTCTACGGTACCCGGCTGGGGCTGGATCTGGAACGCACCCGTTTCCGCCTCAAGGCCAAGTCCATTCGCATGCCGGCCCAGTGGGAGAAAGGGCTCAGGGAGTGGAATCTGCGCCAGCCGTGGCACGATGCCGGTGAGCTGGTGTGGGAGCACGGCCGCGGCCGGCTGGAACTGTGGGAACCGCTTCAGGTCAGGATCGCTTATTCGCCGCCCCGGAATCCTTAG
- the rsmA gene encoding 16S rRNA (adenine(1518)-N(6)/adenine(1519)-N(6))-dimethyltransferase RsmA — MRTPPKPRKRFGQNFLQDGRVIQRIVTALAPRPGDHVVEIGPGRGALTRHLLDRCRRLDVVEIDRDLTVLLRERFATAANLIVHEADALAFDFDALTAPGEKLKVVGNLPYNISTPLLFHLFGQQAVIAQMLFMLQKEVVERLAATPGSKTYGRLSVMAQYHCRIEKCFNVKPACFQPPPKVMSAVVRLTPHPRPPVEVGAYGLFETVVAKAFGQRRKTLRNALRGLLEADAIAACGVDPTARAETLPLESFAALSRTLYSRHPGGG, encoded by the coding sequence ATGCGCACCCCGCCTAAGCCCCGCAAACGCTTCGGCCAGAATTTCCTTCAGGACGGCCGGGTCATTCAGCGCATCGTCACCGCCCTCGCCCCCCGTCCCGGCGACCACGTGGTGGAGATCGGCCCCGGCCGCGGCGCTCTCACCCGCCACCTGCTGGACCGCTGCCGCCGTCTCGACGTGGTGGAGATCGACCGCGACTTGACGGTGCTGCTGCGGGAGAGATTCGCCACTGCCGCCAACCTGATCGTTCACGAGGCCGACGCCCTCGCCTTCGACTTCGACGCCCTGACCGCCCCAGGGGAAAAGCTCAAGGTGGTCGGCAATCTGCCTTATAACATCTCCACCCCACTGCTGTTTCACCTCTTCGGTCAGCAGGCGGTGATCGCGCAGATGTTGTTCATGCTGCAGAAGGAAGTGGTCGAACGCCTGGCCGCCACCCCAGGCAGCAAGACCTATGGTCGCCTCAGCGTCATGGCCCAGTACCACTGCCGCATCGAAAAGTGCTTCAACGTCAAACCGGCTTGCTTCCAGCCACCGCCCAAGGTGATGTCGGCCGTGGTGCGGCTGACGCCCCATCCCCGGCCACCGGTCGAGGTGGGCGCTTACGGCCTCTTCGAAACCGTCGTCGCCAAAGCCTTCGGCCAGCGCCGCAAGACCCTGCGCAACGCCCTGCGAGGGCTGCTCGAGGCGGACGCCATCGCCGCCTGCGGCGTCGATCCGACGGCCCGGGCCGAAACCCTGCCCCTGGAGTCCTTCGCCGCCCTCAGTCGCACCCTGTACAGCCGCCATCCGGGTGGGGGATAA
- a CDS encoding TVP38/TMEM64 family protein, which yields MDLDPLKTWLRRQNPLLLGLAGSALAVGLIVALLVAFDWHDEVIRWLQWIDRQGVWTPLLFIVLMALVVVLLLPGVFFTIGAGFVFGVVKGTVYVVLGTTLGAAIAYAIAHRFFGERAARWLAQRLHLKLMAEEMIERGFQIVLLSRLVPFFPSKLANYFFGLTGVRFKDFVLGTLIGIVPFSLHNVWLGAMAALGLKGVTSPLQWGLYLLGFGATVALIFHLQRIARDALEKYRQEASR from the coding sequence ATGGATCTGGACCCGCTCAAAACCTGGCTACGGCGACAGAACCCCCTGCTGCTGGGGCTGGCCGGCAGCGCCTTGGCGGTGGGACTGATCGTGGCCCTGCTGGTGGCCTTCGACTGGCATGACGAAGTGATCCGCTGGCTGCAATGGATCGACCGGCAGGGCGTGTGGACACCGCTGCTGTTCATCGTGTTGATGGCCCTGGTGGTGGTCCTGCTGCTGCCGGGGGTGTTCTTCACCATCGGCGCCGGCTTCGTGTTCGGGGTGGTCAAGGGCACCGTGTATGTGGTCCTCGGCACCACGCTGGGCGCGGCGATCGCCTACGCCATCGCCCATCGCTTCTTCGGCGAACGGGCCGCCCGTTGGCTGGCGCAGCGTCTCCACCTCAAGCTGATGGCCGAGGAGATGATCGAGCGCGGTTTCCAGATCGTCCTGCTCAGCCGGCTGGTGCCTTTCTTTCCCAGCAAGCTGGCCAATTACTTCTTCGGCCTTACCGGCGTGCGCTTCAAGGACTTCGTCCTCGGCACCCTGATCGGCATCGTGCCCTTCAGCCTCCACAACGTCTGGCTGGGGGCGATGGCGGCCCTGGGCCTCAAGGGCGTTACCAGCCCGCTGCAGTGGGGGCTGTACCTGCTCGGGTTCGGCGCCACCGTGGCCTTGATCTTCCATCTCCAGCGCATCGCCCGCGACGCCCTGGAAAAATACCGGCAGGAGGCTTCGCGCTGA
- the pdxA gene encoding 4-hydroxythreonine-4-phosphate dehydrogenase PdxA translates to MPMPSEPHLALTYGEPAGIGPDLCLLLARQPLPCRLTVLGDPEVLRRRARQRGLKLAIHEGEAGGGHHPGRLQVLPRAAAAPVMPGRLNPANARHVLDLIETAVRGCLEGRFDALVTAPVHKGVINEAGIPFSGHTEFIAALTGGHPVMLLATTLKDSGRPLRVALATTHLPLRDVPQAITSERLRRVLTVLHHDLRSRFGIQSPQITVLGLNPHAGEGGHLGREETEIIGPLLAELRGQGLSLTGPLPADTAFLPERLARSDAFLAMYHDQGLPVLKFAGFGRAVNITLGLPVIRTSVDHGTALEKAGSSDIDCGSLEQAVLSAIDLARHAHPA, encoded by the coding sequence ATGCCGATGCCCAGTGAACCCCATCTGGCCCTGACCTATGGCGAGCCGGCGGGCATCGGCCCGGATCTGTGCCTGCTGCTCGCCCGCCAGCCGCTGCCCTGCCGCCTGACGGTGCTGGGCGACCCCGAAGTGCTGCGCCGGCGCGCCCGGCAACGGGGGCTTAAGCTCGCGATCCACGAAGGGGAAGCCGGCGGCGGTCACCACCCCGGCCGGCTGCAGGTGCTGCCGCGGGCCGCGGCCGCACCGGTGATGCCGGGACGGCTGAATCCGGCCAACGCCCGCCACGTCCTCGACCTGATCGAAACCGCCGTCCGCGGCTGCCTGGAAGGCCGCTTCGACGCCCTGGTCACCGCCCCGGTCCACAAGGGCGTCATCAACGAGGCCGGCATCCCCTTCAGCGGTCACACCGAATTCATCGCCGCCCTCACCGGCGGCCACCCGGTGATGTTGCTGGCCACGACCCTGAAGGATTCGGGCCGTCCCCTGCGGGTCGCTCTGGCCACCACCCATCTGCCGCTGCGGGACGTGCCTCAGGCGATCACATCGGAACGGCTGCGCCGGGTGCTGACCGTGCTCCACCACGATCTGCGGTCCCGCTTCGGCATCCAATCCCCGCAAATCACCGTCCTCGGCCTCAATCCGCACGCCGGGGAAGGGGGACACCTGGGAAGGGAAGAAACCGAGATCATCGGACCGCTGCTTGCCGAGCTGCGCGGCCAGGGTCTGAGCCTGACCGGTCCCCTCCCGGCCGATACCGCCTTCCTCCCCGAACGGCTGGCGCGCAGCGACGCCTTTCTGGCCATGTACCACGACCAGGGGCTGCCGGTGCTCAAGTTCGCCGGCTTCGGCCGGGCCGTCAACATCACCCTGGGGTTGCCGGTCATTCGCACCTCGGTGGATCACGGCACCGCCCTGGAGAAGGCCGGCAGCAGCGACATCGACTGCGGCAGCCTGGAACAGGCCGTCCTCAGCGCCATCGACCTGGCCCGCCATGCGCACCCCGCCTAA
- a CDS encoding Hsp20/alpha crystallin family protein, translated as MALVPRYEPFQLLNQLQRELERTFGTLPGGVTRPEGEVPAEVEWVPAVDIKEEQDRYIVQADLPGVKPEDIEVTLENGVLTIKGQRMTEAKEEKENYRRVERIYGSFFRRFVLPETVDEEKIEAKYDNGVLTLVIPKKAEEAPKKIEVKVGG; from the coding sequence ATGGCATTGGTACCCCGTTACGAACCGTTTCAACTGCTGAACCAGCTCCAGCGTGAACTGGAGCGCACCTTCGGTACGCTTCCGGGCGGCGTGACCCGGCCGGAAGGCGAGGTTCCCGCCGAGGTGGAATGGGTCCCCGCCGTCGACATCAAAGAGGAACAGGACCGCTACATCGTCCAGGCCGACCTGCCGGGCGTCAAGCCGGAGGACATCGAGGTCACCCTGGAAAACGGCGTCCTGACCATCAAGGGTCAGCGTATGACCGAAGCCAAGGAAGAGAAGGAAAATTACCGCCGGGTCGAACGCATCTACGGCAGCTTCTTCCGCCGCTTCGTGCTACCGGAAACCGTGGATGAGGAAAAGATCGAAGCCAAATACGACAACGGCGTCCTCACCCTGGTGATTCCGAAGAAAGCGGAAGAAGCGCCGAAGAAGATCGAGGTGAAAGTCGGCGGCTGA